A section of the Etheostoma cragini isolate CJK2018 chromosome 12, CSU_Ecrag_1.0, whole genome shotgun sequence genome encodes:
- the adcyap1b gene encoding adenylate cyclase activating polypeptide 1b isoform X1, which yields MASSSKATLILLVYGILMHYSVFCTPIGLSYPKIRLENDAFDEDGNSLSDMGFDSDQIAIRSPPSLNDDAYTLYYPPEKRTERHAEEELDRALREILGQLTARHYLHSLMTIRAGEENSMEEESEPLSKRHSDGIFTDSYSRYRKQMAVQKYLAAVLGRRYRQRVRNKGRRLAYL from the exons ATGGCCAGTTCGAGTAAAGCGACTTTAATCTTGCTCGTCTACGGAATCTTAATGCACTACAGCGTCTTCTGCACACCTATCGGACTAAGTTACCCTAAGATTAG ACTTGAAAACGACGCCTTCGATGAGGATGGGAATTCATTATCCGACATGGGTTTTGATAGCGATCAGATTGCTATACGAAGCCCACCATCCTTAAACGACGACGCGTACACTCTCTACTACCCTCCAGAGAAGAG AACAGAAAGGCATGCTGAGGAAGAATTAGATAGAGCCTTGAGGGAGATCCTGGGTCAGTTAACAGCGAGACATTATCTGCATTCTCTGATGACAATTCGTGCAGG tgaagAAAACAGCATGGAGGAAGAGTCAGAGCCCTTATCCAAAAGACATTCAGATGGGATCTTCACCGACAGCTACAGTCGCTATAGAAAGCAGATGGCCGTGCAGAAGTACCTGGCAGCGGTTCTGGGAAGAAGGTACAGACAGAGAGTTAGGAACAAAGGACGCCGACTTGCCTATTTGTAG
- the adcyap1b gene encoding adenylate cyclase activating polypeptide 1b isoform X2 yields MASSSKATLILLVYGILMHYSVFCTPIGLSYPKIRLENDAFDEDGNSLSDMGFDSDQIAIRSPPSLNDDAYTLYYPPEKSEENSMEEESEPLSKRHSDGIFTDSYSRYRKQMAVQKYLAAVLGRRYRQRVRNKGRRLAYL; encoded by the exons ATGGCCAGTTCGAGTAAAGCGACTTTAATCTTGCTCGTCTACGGAATCTTAATGCACTACAGCGTCTTCTGCACACCTATCGGACTAAGTTACCCTAAGATTAG ACTTGAAAACGACGCCTTCGATGAGGATGGGAATTCATTATCCGACATGGGTTTTGATAGCGATCAGATTGCTATACGAAGCCCACCATCCTTAAACGACGACGCGTACACTCTCTACTACCCTCCAGAGAAGAG tgaagAAAACAGCATGGAGGAAGAGTCAGAGCCCTTATCCAAAAGACATTCAGATGGGATCTTCACCGACAGCTACAGTCGCTATAGAAAGCAGATGGCCGTGCAGAAGTACCTGGCAGCGGTTCTGGGAAGAAGGTACAGACAGAGAGTTAGGAACAAAGGACGCCGACTTGCCTATTTGTAG